The window GTGGGTGCTGGGCGCGGCGGACCCGCATCACTGCAGTATCACTGCAGTCACCAGAAGAACAAGTTGCAGTTCCTACGGGCGAGCCCTGGCAAAGCTCCACAGCTTTACACCAGATCGAGATAGCGCTCCAGTTCCCAGGCATGCACGGCGCTGCTGTACTCCCGCCACTCGGCCCGTTTGGCGGCCATGAAATGCTCCATGACGTGCTCGCCCAGCGCGCGGCGCAGCACCTCGTCCTTGCCCAGTTCGTCGATGGCCTCGCGCAGGTCGGTGGGCAGCTCCTTGACGCGGTGGTGGCGTTTCTCGCGCACGGTCATTTTAAAGATGTTGCGGGCAATCGCGGGCGGCGGCTCCAGCCCGCGCTCGATGCCGTCCAGACCGGCGGCCAGCATCACGGCCAGCGCCAGGTAGGGGTTGCAGCTGGGGTCCGGCATCCGCAACTCGGCGCGGGTGGAATTGCCGCGCTTGGCCGGAATGCGGACCAGGGCGCTGCGGTTGCTGGTGCTCCAGGCGATGTTCACCGGGGCCTCGAAGCCCGGCACCAGCCGCTTGTAGCTGTTGACCAGCGGATTGGTGATGGCCGTCATCCCCTCGGCGTGGTCCAGCAGCCCGGCGATGAAGCTCCCGGCGGTGCTGGACAGGCCGTATTCGCCGCGCTCGTCGGCAAAGGCGTTCTGGCCGCCCTTGAACAGGCTCAGGTGGCAGTGCATGCCGCTGCCGTTGACGCCGGGGATCGGCTTGGGCAGGAAGCTGGCCAGCAACCCGTATTCCAGCGCCACCCGCTTGACCACGAATTTGAAGGTGGCGATGCGGTCGGCCGTCTCCAGCGCCGGGGCGTAGCGGAAGTCGATCTCGTGCTGGCCGGGCGCGTCCTCGTGGTGGGCGGCCTCGATCTCGAAGCCCATCTCGACCAGTTTGTTGGCGATCTCCCGCCGGATGCGCTCGCCCTTGTCGATGGGCGCGAGGTCAAAGTAGCCTGCCCGGTCGTGGGTCACGGTGGTGCCCAGGCCGGCCGGCGTGCGCTCGAACAGAAAGAACTCCGGCTCGGTGCCCACGAACATCTCGTAGCCCAGGACCTGCGCCCGCTCAATCTGCCGCCGCAGGACCTGCCTCGGATCGCCCTCAAACGGGGTGCCGTCGGGCAGCGTCACGTCGCAGATCAGCCGCGCCACCGCGCCGCGCTCCCCTTCCTCGCGCGAGAACGGCGGGTAGATCAGGAAAGTGGTCAGGTCCGGGCGCAGCAGCATGTCAGACTCCTCGACGCGGGTGAAGCCCTCCACGGCGCTGCCGTCGAAAGTGACGTCGCCGCTCAGGGCCTTCTCAAACTGCGAGCGCGGCACCTCGACGTTCTTGGTGGCGCCCAGGATATCGGTGAATTGCAGCCGCAGAAACTTGATCTGGGCGTCTTGCAGCTGGGCCAGAATCGCGGCCCGGTCAGGGGATGGGGTCATGCGTGGTCTACCTCCAGGAATGTCCTGAGCCCAGGGTAGCGGGCCGGCGGGGCAGCGGAGGAGTCGCCTCGCCCGTCCGCCAGGGATAAAGATGAGATTAAGGCCCACCGTGGGGCATTTTCACATCAAGCTCAGAGAGCCTGAAAGTCACAGGAGGTCCACCCATGACCGAGCGGCAATTCATTGAGGTGTACGGCGCCCGCGAGAACAACCTGCGCGACGTGTCGCTGCACATTCCCAGGGGCCAGATCACGGTGTTCACCGGCGTGTCGGGGTCCGGCAAGTCCTCGCTGGTGTTCGACACCATCGCCGCCGAGGCGCAGCGGCAGCTCAACGAGACGTTCACCGCCTTCGTGCAGGGCTTCCTGCCGCATTACGGGCAACCGGACGTGGACCGCATCGAGCACTTGAACGCGCCGATCATCATCGATCAGAAGCGGGTGGGCGGCGGCGCCCGCTCGACGGCGGGCACGTACACCGACCTCGCCGCGCCGCTGCGACTGCTGTTCTCGCGCTTCGGCCAGCCCTCCGCCGGCCCGGCCTTCGCCTTCTCGTTCAACACGCCGCAGGGCATGTGCCCCGAGTGCGAGGGCATCGGCCGGACCACGCAGCTGGATGTGGAGAAACTGCTGGACCGCCGCCTGTCGCTGAACGGCGGGGCGATTCTGCACCCCGAATTCAAGGTGGGCAAGTGGATGTGGAAGATGTATCCGCTGTCAGGGCTGTTCGACAACGACAAACCCATCGAGGACTACACCCCCGACGAGTTGCACGCGCTGCTGTACGGCGCGGACGTGAAGGTCTCGTTCGGGGAATTCGGCTCGAAGTACGAGGGCTTGGTGGAGCGGTTCACGCGCATGTACCTGAAAAAGGACGCGGCGGCCATGTCCGGGCGGGCGCGGACGGTGTTCGAGGCCTTCACCACCTCCCAGACCTGCCCGCTGTGCGGCGGCGCGCGGCTGAACGCGGCGGCGCTGGAGAGCCGCATCGACGGGCAGAACATCGCCGAGGTGTCGGACCTGGAAATCACCGGGCTGATGGCCTTTCTGGAGCGTCTGAGCGATCCGGCGGCGGCGCGGGTGGCCGCCCACCTGCAAGAGCGGTTGCAGCATCTGGTGGACATCGGGCTGGGCTACCTGAGCCTGAGCCGCGAGACGGCCACACTGTCCGGCGGCGAATCGCAGCGCCTCAAGATGATCCGGCACCTGGGCAACAGCCTGACCGACATGCTGTACATCCTTGACGAGCCCAGCGTGGGCCTGCACGCCCGCGACGTGGCGCGGCTGACCGGGCTGCTGCGGAAACTGCGCGACAAGGGCAACACGGTGCTGGTGGTGGAACACGACCCGGACGTGATGGCGGTGGCCGATCACGTCGTGGACCTCGGGCCAGGGGCCGGAACGCACGGCGGTCAGGTGGTGTTCGAGGGCAGCTACGCCGATCTTCAGAACGCCGACACCCCCACCGGGCGATTCCTGAGCCAGCATCTGCCGGTCAAGGAGAACGTGCGCGGGGCGACGGGCCACCTGAGCGTCCAGAACGCCACGCTGCACAACCTCAAAGACGTCTCGGTGGCCATTCCCACCGGAGTGCTGACGGTGGTGACCGGCGTGGCGGGGTCGGGCAAAAGTTCGCTGATCAACGGCGTGTTCCTGGCCCAGCACCCGGACGCCATCGTGATCGACCAGTCGCGCGTGACCGCCAACAGCCGCTCGGCCCCGGCCACCTACACCGGCATCATGGACGACATTCGCAAGGCGTTCGCCAGGGCCAACGGCGTGAGCCCCGCCCTGTTCAGCTTCAACAGCGAGGGCAGCTGCCCGGAATGCAGCGGGCTGGGCGTGATCTACACCGATCTGGCCTTTATGGAGGGCATGACCTCCGTGTGCGAGGTCTGCGAGGGCCGACGCTTCAAGGAAGAGGTGTTGGCGTACCACCTGCGCGGCCACTCGATTGCCGACGTGCTGGAGATGACGGCGGAAGGGGCGTTGGCGTTCTTTCCCGAGAAGAAGATCAGGGCGGTCTTGCAGGCGATGAACGATGTTGGGCTGGGGTACCTGAAGCTGGGACAGCCGCTGAGCACCGTGTCGGGCGGCGAGGGCCAGCGCCTCAAGCTGGCGGGCGAACTGCACAAGCGGGGCAGCGTCTACGTGATGGACGAGCCCACCACCGGGCTGCACCTCTCGGACATCGGGATGCTGATGCGCCTGATCGACCGGCTGGTGGACGGCGGCAACACCGTGCTGCTGATCGAACACCATCTGGACGTGATCCGGCAGGCCGACTGGGTGATCGACCTGGGGCCGGAAGGCGGCGGCGCAGGCGGCGAGGTGCTGTACGCCGGGCCGCCGCAGGGCCTCAAGACTTGCGCGCGGAGCCTGACCGGACCCTTTCTGTAGTGCGAGGCCCCCTCCAATCGGCGACGCTTTGCAGAACGGACCCAATGATCTGGCCAAACGTTCACTCCCAGAATGACAAATTGCAGACATCGGACAACCATTGATTGATGAGCTGTCTTTCCGGAGACAGTTGTTCAGAGAAGTGCGTTGACCGCCTTTGCCTCGCCGCCCTATACTCGCGGCCGATGACAGACCAGGGGCGGACGCCACAGGGGCCGGGGTGCAACCGGGTCCTGCGTCCGCCCCTTCCAGGTTTGCACCAGGGGGAACGACCATGAACCAGACCGGGAACAACCAGGATTTCGATGTCAACTCGGCGGCCCGCAACTGGCGGGTAGAGGCCACCGCGCAGCCCACCCCCAGCGAACTGGTGACCGGGAAGTTCGCCAGCGACGTGCTGACGCCGGATCAGCTCAAGACCCGCATGAGCAAGAGCGCCTTCCGGAGCCTGCAGGCCACCGCCGAGCGCGGCGAGACGCTGGACCCCAGCATCGCCGACACCGTGGCGCTGGCGATGAAGACCTGGGCGATGGAAAAGGGGGCCACCCACTACACCCACTGGTTCCAGCCGCTGACCGGCGGCACCGCCGAGAAGCACGACTCGTTCCTGAACCCCGCCGGGGACGGCGTGGCGATCATGTCCTTTTCGGGCAAGGAACTGATCCAGGCCGAGCCGGATGCGTCGAGCTTTCCCTCTGGCGGCCTGCGGGCCACCTTCGAAGCGCGCGGCTACACTGCCTGGGATCCCTCGTCACCGGCCTTTATCGTCCGGCACGCCAACGGCGCGACGCTGTGCATTCCCAGCGTGTTCGCGTCGTGGAAGGGCGAGGCACTGGACCTCAAGACCCCGCTGCTGCGCTCTATCGAGGCGCTGAACCGGGCGGTCACCCCGGCCCTCAAGCTGTTCGGGGCTTCCGAGGGCACCCGCGTGACCAGCAGCCTGGGCGCGGAGCAGGAATACTTTCTGATCGCCGAGGAGTACTACTACCGCCGCCCCGATCTGGTGATGAGCGGGCGCACGCTGTTCGGGGCCAAGCCCCCGCGCGGGCAGGAGCTGGAAGACCACTACTTCGGCGTGATCCCGGACCGCATCCTGAGCTTCATGACCGACGCCGAGATGCAGCTGTACGCGCTGGGCATTCCCGTCAAGACCCGCCACAACGAGGTGGCGCCGGGGCAGTTCGAGGTGGCCCCGATTTTCGAGGACTCCAACATCGCCGCCGATCACCAGCAGCTGCTGATGCAGGTGCTGCGCAACACCGCCCGCCGCTACGGGCTGGTGTGCCTGATGCACGAAAAGCCCTTCGCCGGGGTCAACGGCAGCGGCAAGCACTGCAACTGGAGCATGGCCACCGACGCGGGCGAGAACCTGCTGGACCCCGGCGAGACGCCCCACGAGAACATGCAGTTCCTGTTCTTCACCTCCGCCGTCCTCAAGGGCGTCGACGAGCACCAGGACCTGCTGCGGGCCTGCGTAGCCAGCGCCAGCAACGATCACCGCCTGGGGGCCGCCGAGGCCCCGCCCGCGATCATCAGTATCTTCTTGGGCAGCGAGCTGAGCGACATCTACGAGCGCCTGGCCAGCGGGCAGGGCGGGCGCGGCAAGGCGGCGGGGCTGATGGGGCTGGGCAGCCGCGTGCTGCCGGAGATTCCCATTCACGCCGGAGACCGCAACCGCACCAGCCCCTTCGCCTTTACCGGCAACAAGTTCGAGTTCCGCGCGGTGGGCAGCTCCCAGAGCATCTCCTTTCCGATCACGGTGCTGAACGCCATCGTGGCCGAGGCGGTGGCGCAGCTGGTGACCGATCTGCAGGCGCGGCTGGACGGCGGCGAGGAGCTGGGCGTGGCGCTGGCCGAACTGGTGCGCGAGACGTACAAGAAGCACCGCCGCATCGTGTTCGATGGGGACGGCTACAGCGACGAGTGGCACCGCGAGGCCGAGCACGACCGCGGCCTGCTGAACCTGCGAACGGCCCTGGACGCGCTGGAGCACCTGCACAGCCCCAAGAACGTCGAGCTGTTCGGGAAACTGGAAATCCTGAATGACCGCGAACTGGCGGCCCGGCAGGAAATCATGTACGACATCTACTTCAAGACCGTGAACATCGAGGGCGAGACCACCGAATACATGGCCCAGCGCCAGATTCTGCCGGCGGCCCTGGCGTATCTGGCGGCCCTGAAGGACGTGCCCGAGAGCCGCGCCGCCGCCGGGGTCAGCCGGGAAGTGGGCGAACTGACCGACCGGCTCTACGACGCCCTGCAGGCCCTGCGCGAACAGAACGACGCCCTGGGCGGCGAAGAGGTGCACGAGAAGGCCTACCACATGCGCGACGCCGTGCTGCCCGCCATGCGCGAGGTGCGGGCCGTGGCCGACCGGCTGGAGAACCTGATCGACTTCAAGCTGTGGCCGCTGCCGACGTACCGTCAGATGCTGTTCGTGAAGTAGAGCCGCGCGTTCTGCGTGGAAGCCCCGCCCGAGTGTGGCGGGGCTTCTCGTCTGTCCGGGCCGCTGTCTTTACAGCCTTTACAGCACCCGGAACGCCAGAAAACCTGCGCCGACGCCCAGCAGCAGGCCCACCAGCACCTCCAGATAGGTGTGGCCCAGCAGGACGCGCACCGGCAGGGGCGCGAAACCGGCGCGCACCACGTCGCGCAGCTCGCTGATCAGTTCGTTGAGCAGGGCGCCCTGCTGACCGCTGGCGTGCCGCACCCCGGTGGCGTCGTACATGACGATCAGCGCAAACACGGAGCTGATGGCAAACGGCGCGCTGCCCACCCCCTCGGACAGCCCGACGCCGGTGGTCAGGGCCGCCACCATGGCGCTGTGGCTGCTGGGCATGCCGCCGGTTTCCATGAAGGCGGCAGGCCGCCAGCGCCGCTCGATCAGCAGAATCAGAAAGACCTTGAACAGCTGCGCGCTCGTGGACGCCAGGATGGCGGTCCACAGCCAGCGGTTGCTCAGCAGTTCAGCGAACGAATTCACCGGCAACCTCTGGGTGGGCGCGCGTGGCGTGCTGCAGTTCGGCCGCCCGCACGGTGTTCGCCAGCAACTGCGCCACGGTCATGGGGCCGACGCCGCCCGGCACCGGGGTCAGCGCCCCGGCCACCCCCGCCACGTCCGGATGAACGTCGCCCACCAGATGGCCCTTGCCGTCCGCCCCCAGCACGCGGTTGATGCCCACGTCGATGACGGTTGCCCCTGGCCTGACCATCTCCGGCGTGACGAGGCCGGGGCTTCCGGCGGCGGCGACAAGCAGCTCGGCCTCGCGGGTCACGCGCCCCAGGTCACGGGTGCGGCTGTGGCACACCGTGACGGTGGCGTCGCCCAGCAGCAGCAGCGCGGCCAGCGGGCGGCCCACCAGATGGCTGCGGCCCACGATCACGGCCCGCGCGCCGGCCACCGCAACCCCGTAATGCTCCAGCAGATACATGATGCCGGCAGGCGTACACGGCGTCAGCGCCGGGCGGCCCGCCCACAGCTCACCCACGTTCAGGGGATGAAAGCCGTCCACGTCCTTGCGCGGATCGATGGCGTGCAGCACGGCAGCCTCAGCAATCTGCGCGGGCAGCGGCAACTGCACCAGAATGCCGCTGACGTCGTCGTCGCGGTTCAGGGTGTCGATCAGGGCCAGCAGCTCGGCCTGGGTGGCGCTCTCAGGCAGCGCGTGGACGGTGCTGCGCAGGCCCACCTCGCCGGCCTTGCGCGACTTGCCGCGCACGTAGCTGCGACTGGCAGGATCGTCACCCACGCACACGATCACCAGATGGGGTGAGGTGGGCAGACGCCCGGCACGGGCCGCCGCGTCCGCCAGCAGCGCGGCGGCGGCCGGCGGCCCGGCCAGCACCCGTGCGCTCACCCGCGCTCCTCTGGCCCGCTCTCCCCTGCCGCGTGTCCGGGCACCGCCTGCTCCTCGTCGTCCTGTTCGTCCAGTTGCGGCGCGGCGGGGGCCGTTTTCATGTTGCGGCTCAGGCCCGCCAGCACGCCGTTGACGAAGCGGCCCGAATCGTCGCCGCCGAACTTGCGCGCGATACGCACGGCACTCTCGATCACCGGGGGGTGCGGCTCGGGGGTGTGGCCCATTTCGAAGGTCGCCAGCCGCAACACGTTCAGGTCCGTCTGGGCCATCTGCCCGAAGCTCCAGCCCCGGATGGTGCGCTGCAGCGTCTCGTCGATCTCGGCGCGGCGTGCCCCGATGCCGTCCACCAGTTCACGGGCAAAGGTCAGGGCTTCCTCGTTCAGGCGGGGGAAGGTGTCGTCGCCGTCCCGCATCTGGCCCTCGGCACGCACAAAGACCGTGTCCAGCGGCAGATCGCCCCGGTCAGCCTCGAACAGCACGCGGAAGGCGAACTCGCGGGCGGCGCGGCGCGTCCCGACCGGCTGGGCGGCCTTCTCGCGGCGGCGGGTCAAGACTTGCCCCTGGCGGCGGGCACGCACACGCCCTGCACGGTCACGTTGACGGCGCTGACCTTCAGGCCGGTCATCAGCTCGATGTTCTCGCACACGGCGCGCTGCACCTGCCGGGACACGTTCACCAGATTCTGCCCGAAATCGATGTTCAGGCCCACGTCCACGCTGACGCTGGCGCCGTCACGGCTCACGCGCAGGGCGCGGGGCTTGCGGGCGCCGCTCTGGTTGCGCAGCACCTCGCCCATGTTCAGCGGGGCCGAGGCCACTTCGGTGCCCTCGATCCCGGTGATGGTGGTGGCGGCGATGTCCATCAGGACGCTCTTGCTGATTTCGACTTCGGAACTGGGGGTGCTGGTCTGGGTGGGGTTGCTTGCCATGATGGGAATGCCTCCGCGCGCGGGCCGAGTGGTGCGCCGCGCCAATACAGGCCAGTTTAGAGGCTGAGCGGGACGCGGTGGGCGGGTGGGGCCGCAGTTCAAGATCAGCCCGCCGCACGTCTTCAGGTCTGGGCGGACGCCTCCCCGTTTTCTACGCCCTTCTCCGCCAGCAGAGCCGCCAGTCCGGCCTCGTCCAGCACGGCCACGCCCAGTTCCTGCGCGCGGGTCAATTTGCTTCCAGCGTCCTCCCCAGCGATCAGGTACGAGGTCTTGCCGGTGACGCTGCCGGTCACGCGGCCCCCGGCGGCCTCCAGCTCGGCTTTGATGGCGTCGCGCGGACGGCCCAGGCTGCCGGTGATGACGAAGTTGAGGCCCTCCAGTTGCTCTCCGCGCCTCACCTCCTCCTCCTGCGGGTTGACGCCCGCCGCCTTGAGTTTGTTCAGGAGGGTGACGTAGCCCTCTTCTTTCAGGGCCACCGCCACACTTGCGCCGATCACCTTGCCCAGCCCCGGCACGGCCTCGATCTGCTCGGGAGTGGCCGCCATCAGCGCGTCCAGCGTGCCGAAGGCGCGGGCCAGCGCCTGGGCGTTGCGCTCGCCCACGTGATCCAGGCCCAGCGCGTTGATCAGCCGCCACAGCGGGCGGGTCTTGCTGGCCTCCAGCTCGGCCAGGATGTTGGCGGCCTTCTTCTCGCCGCCGCGCTCCAGTCCGGCCAGCGTCTCGGCGTTCAGGGCGTACAGGTCTGCTGCGTCGTGGATCAGGCCCAGCGTCAGCAGCTGCGCGATCAGCTTGCCCCCCACGCCCGCGATGTCCATGGCGCCGCGCGACACGAAATACTCCACCAGTTTGTAGGTCTGCGCCGGGCAGGCCGGATTGGTGCAGTAGGTGTTGGCGTCCTCGGGATCGCGCGTGACCGGCTGGCCGCACTCGGGGCAGGTGTCGGGAAAGACGAAGGGCTGGGCATCTGCCGGGCGTTTGTCCACGATCACACGCATGATCTGCGGAATCACGCCGCCGGATTTGCGCACCACCACCGTGTCCCCAATGTGAAGATCCAGATCCCGCACGAAATCCTGGTTGTGCAGCGTGGCCTTGCTGACGGTGCTGCCCTCGATCAGGCGGGGCGACAGGTGGGCCAGCGGCGTGAGCTTGCCGGTGCGGCCCACGTTGACCGTAATGCCCTCCAGCACGGTCTCCACCTCCTCCACCGGGAACTTGTAGGCAATCGCCCAGCGCGGGGCGCGGCTGGTGAAGCCTGCCTCCTCCTGCAGGCGCAGCGAATCGAGCTTGAACACTGTGCCGTCGGCATCGAATTCGAAGTCCTGACGTCCGGCAGTCATGCGGGCGTGGTAATCGGCGGCGGCGGCGATGCCGCTCAGCCCCTCGCTGTGGGTGCTGATCGGAAAGCCCTGGGCGGCCAGCCACGCCAGCACCTCGCCCTGGGTAGTGGCGGGCACGCCGTCGCGCTTGCCCAGCGCGTAGAAGATGGCCTTGAGGTTGCGGGTGCGCGTGACCTCCGGGTCTTTCTGCCGCAGCGCTCCCGCCGCGCCGTTGCGGGGGTTCTTGAGCAGCGGCGTGCCCAGTTCCTCGGCCTGCGCGTTGTAGGCGGCGAAGTCCGCGCGGCTCATGTAGACCTCGCCGCGCACCTCCAGTTCACCGCTCAGGCCGTCCAGGGCGGTGGGAATGCCCGGCACCGTCGCCACCTGCGCGGTCACGATCTCGCCGACGGAGCCGTTGCCGCGCGTGGCGGCCCACTGCAACTGACCGTTCACGTAGTACAGGTTCACGCTCAGGCCGTCGATCTTCAGCTCGCCCGTGAACACGAAGTCGTCGTGCTCGGGGGGCAGATTCAGCGCGCGGGCCAGCTTCTCGCGCCACTCGCCCAGTTCGGCGTCGCTGAAGACGTTGTCCAGGCTGGTCATGGGGGTGGGGTGGTTCACCGGCTGGAAGGCCGTGCTGGGCGCCCCCCCCACCGCCTGCGCGGGGCTGGTGTCGCCCCCTGCCGCCTGCGCGGCCTGCTCGGCCCATTCGGGATGCTGGGCTTCCAGGGCACGCAGGCGCCGAACCAGCGCGTCGTACTCGTTGTCGGGAATCGTGGGCGCGTCCTCTTCGTGGTACGCGCGGTTGTGGCGGGCCACGGCGGCGCTGAGACTGAGGTACTGCTCGTATTCACCGGGGGTCAACTCGGCCTGATCCATGTCAGCGAGCGTAGCACCCCCGCCGGGTTCAGCTGGGAACGGAATGGAGAAGACTCCAGCGCGGCTGGCCTGGGGGCAGAACTGGCGCACCTCACCCACCCCGGCCCTCCCCCCATCAGGTGGACGTCACCCCGATATGATCAGATGGCGGCGCAGTTTTCGTATACTGTGTTCAAGCAACCTACACGCCTGCTGTCTAGGCACAGCCCCAAACTGGAGGATTCACCATGAAGACCGCTATTAAGAACTGTCTGACCCTGGCCCTGGCCGTTTCCGTTTCCCTCGCTGGCGCGCAGAACATTCGCGTCGGCCTGGCCTACGACGCGGGCGGCAAGTTTGACAAGAGCTTCAACCAGAGTGCCTACGAGGGCAGCCAGCGCGCCAAGCAGAAGCTGGGCGTGCAGGTCAAGGACTTCGAGCCCAGCGATCCCAGCCAGGTGATCCAGGGCGTGCGCTCCTTTGCCAACGAGGGCTTTGACCTGACCATCGGCGTGGGCTTTGCCAACAACGCCAGCATCACCCAAGTCGCCAAGGAAAACCCGGACCTGTACTTCGGTCTGGTGGACGACATCTCGGACGCCAAGAACGTCGCCAGCCTGACCTTCTCCGAGCAGGAAGGCAGCTACCTGGTGGGTTACCTGGCCGCGCTGAACAGCTCGACCGGCGTGGTGGGCTTCGTGGGCGGCATGGACATCCCGCTGATCCACAAGTTCGAGGCCGGCTACACCGCAGGCGTGAAGGCCGCCAACCCCAAGGCGCGCGTGATCGCGCAGTACGTGGGCACCACCCCTGACGCCTGGAACAACCCCGGCAAGGCCAAGGAAATCGCAGGCAGCATGCGCTCCAAGGGTGCCGACATCATCTTTGCCGCCGCGGGCGCCTCCGGCAACGGCGTGATCGACTACGTCAAGCAGACCCAGTGCATCAAGGCCGGCAACCTGCCCAGCGGCGTGAAGTTCGTCAGCGACAACTTCAAGAACGTCAAGAAGAGCGCGGCCTACACCAAGGCCTGCGCCGGCAACACCCGCCCGATGTTCTTTATCGGCGTGGACAGCAACCAGAACTACCTGGGCGACTTCGACAAGAACCCCGCCACCATGAACCACGGCCTGACCAGCATGGTCAAGCGGGTGGACAACGCGGTGTACCAGCTGATCGAGTCGGTCAAGGACGACAAGTTCAAGGGCGGCTCGCGCGTGTTCGGCCTCAAGGACGGCGGCGTGGGCTACGCGGTCGACCAGTACAACAAGGCCCTGATCAGCAGCGCCCAGGTCGCCAAGGTCGAGGGCATCAAGGCCCAGATCATCAGCGGCAAGATCAAGGTGCCCAGCAAGTAAAGTCTCTTCCTCTCGGCGGAGGGCGGTCCCGTGTGGGCCGCCTTCTTCTTTTGTGACGGGCTGACCCGACGCGCCGGTGATCTATCCTGCGGCCATGTCCCGTTCAGACCGAGATGCGCTGCTGATCGTCACACCCCATCCGTCCGGCCAGCTGCCCGCCGACATCCTGCGGCAGATGCTGGGCGACGACGTGTTCGACACCCCAAAGCGCGAGGCGTTCCTGCGGCGCATCTTTCTGGACGGCGACGCCTACACCGATCTGCTGTACTCGCTGCCCGGCGCGCGACACGTTCAGGCGCCCTGGAGCCGCTTTGCCGTGGACCTGAATCGGGAGCGCGGCGACCGGGTGGACAACGGCGTGATCAAAGACACCGATTTTGACCGCCAGCCGCTGTACCCGCCCCACACCCGGCTCTTGGACGACGAGCGCGAGGCCCGCCTGCGGCACATCTGGGACCCCTTCGACGCCGCCGTGGGTGCGGAACTGTCCGGCGCGCGGCTGATGATCGTGGGCCACAGCATGGCCTCGCACGGCCCCCGGCTGGGCCAGGACACCGGCACGCCCCGCCCGGCCATCTGCCTGATGCCCGGCACGCCGGACGCCCCCACCTTTCCGCACCAGCAGTGGCACGCGCTGCAAGGCGCCGCCGAGGATGCGTTCGGTGACGTGATCGCCGCCAGCCCCTTCGAGCGCGTGACCATCGGCGAGCCGTGGAGCACCGACACGCTGAGCCTGACGCACAGCCGGCGCAGCGGCGTACCCGCCTTCGGCATCGAGTTCAACGTGGGGCTGCATCTCCGCGACGGGCAGCCGCGCGACGACGTCATGCGGCAGATGAACGCGGCCTTCGCGAGGTTCGCGGACGCGGCGCTGGAACTGGTGAACTGAAGTCCCCCTGCGTTGTCCTTTTCAGGAGTGACCCCATGCTGAGAACAGTCCTTGCCGCCGCCGTCCTGAGCCTGCCTGCGCTGGGGTGGTCCTCCCTTGCCGGGGCGCAGTCCAGCCCACCCGCGCCCGTCGAGACCACCCGCACAACGTGCGGCGCGTACACTGTACAACTTCGGCAGAACGGTTTCGAGGACCCCCCC is drawn from Deinococcus radiopugnans ATCC 19172 and contains these coding sequences:
- a CDS encoding ATP-binding cassette domain-containing protein; amino-acid sequence: MTERQFIEVYGARENNLRDVSLHIPRGQITVFTGVSGSGKSSLVFDTIAAEAQRQLNETFTAFVQGFLPHYGQPDVDRIEHLNAPIIIDQKRVGGGARSTAGTYTDLAAPLRLLFSRFGQPSAGPAFAFSFNTPQGMCPECEGIGRTTQLDVEKLLDRRLSLNGGAILHPEFKVGKWMWKMYPLSGLFDNDKPIEDYTPDELHALLYGADVKVSFGEFGSKYEGLVERFTRMYLKKDAAAMSGRARTVFEAFTTSQTCPLCGGARLNAAALESRIDGQNIAEVSDLEITGLMAFLERLSDPAAARVAAHLQERLQHLVDIGLGYLSLSRETATLSGGESQRLKMIRHLGNSLTDMLYILDEPSVGLHARDVARLTGLLRKLRDKGNTVLVVEHDPDVMAVADHVVDLGPGAGTHGGQVVFEGSYADLQNADTPTGRFLSQHLPVKENVRGATGHLSVQNATLHNLKDVSVAIPTGVLTVVTGVAGSGKSSLINGVFLAQHPDAIVIDQSRVTANSRSAPATYTGIMDDIRKAFARANGVSPALFSFNSEGSCPECSGLGVIYTDLAFMEGMTSVCEVCEGRRFKEEVLAYHLRGHSIADVLEMTAEGALAFFPEKKIRAVLQAMNDVGLGYLKLGQPLSTVSGGEGQRLKLAGELHKRGSVYVMDEPTTGLHLSDIGMLMRLIDRLVDGGNTVLLIEHHLDVIRQADWVIDLGPEGGGAGGEVLYAGPPQGLKTCARSLTGPFL
- a CDS encoding bifunctional 5,10-methylenetetrahydrofolate dehydrogenase/5,10-methenyltetrahydrofolate cyclohydrolase translates to MSARVLAGPPAAAALLADAAARAGRLPTSPHLVIVCVGDDPASRSYVRGKSRKAGEVGLRSTVHALPESATQAELLALIDTLNRDDDVSGILVQLPLPAQIAEAAVLHAIDPRKDVDGFHPLNVGELWAGRPALTPCTPAGIMYLLEHYGVAVAGARAVIVGRSHLVGRPLAALLLLGDATVTVCHSRTRDLGRVTREAELLVAAAGSPGLVTPEMVRPGATVIDVGINRVLGADGKGHLVGDVHPDVAGVAGALTPVPGGVGPMTVAQLLANTVRAAELQHATRAHPEVAGEFVR
- the glnA gene encoding type I glutamate--ammonia ligase — translated: MTPSPDRAAILAQLQDAQIKFLRLQFTDILGATKNVEVPRSQFEKALSGDVTFDGSAVEGFTRVEESDMLLRPDLTTFLIYPPFSREEGERGAVARLICDVTLPDGTPFEGDPRQVLRRQIERAQVLGYEMFVGTEPEFFLFERTPAGLGTTVTHDRAGYFDLAPIDKGERIRREIANKLVEMGFEIEAAHHEDAPGQHEIDFRYAPALETADRIATFKFVVKRVALEYGLLASFLPKPIPGVNGSGMHCHLSLFKGGQNAFADERGEYGLSSTAGSFIAGLLDHAEGMTAITNPLVNSYKRLVPGFEAPVNIAWSTSNRSALVRIPAKRGNSTRAELRMPDPSCNPYLALAVMLAAGLDGIERGLEPPPAIARNIFKMTVREKRHHRVKELPTDLREAIDELGKDEVLRRALGEHVMEHFMAAKRAEWREYSSAVHAWELERYLDLV
- a CDS encoding divergent PAP2 family protein; translated protein: MNSFAELLSNRWLWTAILASTSAQLFKVFLILLIERRWRPAAFMETGGMPSSHSAMVAALTTGVGLSEGVGSAPFAISSVFALIVMYDATGVRHASGQQGALLNELISELRDVVRAGFAPLPVRVLLGHTYLEVLVGLLLGVGAGFLAFRVL
- a CDS encoding glutamine synthetase III yields the protein MNQTGNNQDFDVNSAARNWRVEATAQPTPSELVTGKFASDVLTPDQLKTRMSKSAFRSLQATAERGETLDPSIADTVALAMKTWAMEKGATHYTHWFQPLTGGTAEKHDSFLNPAGDGVAIMSFSGKELIQAEPDASSFPSGGLRATFEARGYTAWDPSSPAFIVRHANGATLCIPSVFASWKGEALDLKTPLLRSIEALNRAVTPALKLFGASEGTRVTSSLGAEQEYFLIAEEYYYRRPDLVMSGRTLFGAKPPRGQELEDHYFGVIPDRILSFMTDAEMQLYALGIPVKTRHNEVAPGQFEVAPIFEDSNIAADHQQLLMQVLRNTARRYGLVCLMHEKPFAGVNGSGKHCNWSMATDAGENLLDPGETPHENMQFLFFTSAVLKGVDEHQDLLRACVASASNDHRLGAAEAPPAIISIFLGSELSDIYERLASGQGGRGKAAGLMGLGSRVLPEIPIHAGDRNRTSPFAFTGNKFEFRAVGSSQSISFPITVLNAIVAEAVAQLVTDLQARLDGGEELGVALAELVRETYKKHRRIVFDGDGYSDEWHREAEHDRGLLNLRTALDALEHLHSPKNVELFGKLEILNDRELAARQEIMYDIYFKTVNIEGETTEYMAQRQILPAALAYLAALKDVPESRAAAGVSREVGELTDRLYDALQALREQNDALGGEEVHEKAYHMRDAVLPAMREVRAVADRLENLIDFKLWPLPTYRQMLFVK